The following coding sequences lie in one Synechococcus sp. CC9902 genomic window:
- the hemH gene encoding ferrochelatase, with translation MSRVGVILLNLGGPERIQDVGPFLYNLFADPEIIRLPSPALQKPLAWLISTLRSGKSQEAYRSIGGGSPLRRITEQQARELQSLLRQRGIDATSYVAMRYWHPFTESAVADIKADGMDQVVVLPLYPHFSISTSGSSFRELQRLRQGDNAFEQLPIRCIRSWYDHPGYLRSMAELIATEIHNSDVPEAAHVFFSAHGVPKSYVEEAGDPYQQEIEKCTALIMEKLAELVGHSNPHTLAYQSRVGPVEWLQPYTEEALEELGHAKTQDLVVVPISFVSEHIETLEEIDIEYRELATEAGVVNFRRVRALDTYKPFIEGLADLVTTSLEGPEVSLDAAAELPTKVKLYPQEKWEWGWNNSSEVWNGRIAMVGFSAFLLELLSGHGPLHALGLL, from the coding sequence ATGTCCCGCGTCGGCGTCATCCTGCTGAACCTGGGCGGACCAGAAAGAATCCAGGACGTCGGCCCGTTCCTGTACAACCTTTTTGCCGATCCCGAAATCATTCGATTGCCCAGTCCAGCGCTGCAAAAGCCCCTGGCCTGGCTGATCAGCACCCTGAGAAGTGGCAAATCACAGGAGGCCTACCGCTCGATCGGAGGCGGTTCACCTCTGCGACGGATCACAGAGCAACAGGCCCGTGAGCTGCAGAGTTTGTTGCGGCAACGGGGGATTGATGCCACCAGCTATGTGGCGATGCGCTATTGGCATCCCTTCACAGAATCGGCTGTGGCCGACATCAAGGCCGACGGTATGGATCAAGTGGTGGTGTTACCGCTGTATCCCCATTTTTCGATCAGTACGAGTGGATCCAGTTTCCGGGAGTTGCAGCGATTAAGGCAGGGAGACAACGCGTTTGAACAGCTCCCAATTCGATGCATCCGCAGCTGGTACGACCACCCCGGATATCTGCGATCCATGGCTGAGTTGATCGCCACTGAGATTCACAACAGTGATGTTCCAGAAGCTGCGCACGTGTTTTTCAGTGCCCATGGTGTTCCCAAAAGTTATGTCGAAGAGGCCGGCGATCCCTATCAACAGGAGATCGAGAAATGCACCGCTCTAATCATGGAGAAACTGGCTGAACTTGTGGGGCATAGCAATCCCCATACCCTCGCCTATCAGAGCCGTGTGGGTCCGGTGGAGTGGCTTCAGCCCTACACCGAAGAAGCCTTAGAAGAGTTGGGCCATGCGAAAACACAGGATCTCGTTGTTGTACCGATCAGTTTCGTAAGCGAGCACATCGAAACACTGGAAGAGATTGATATCGAATATCGAGAGTTGGCAACGGAAGCAGGGGTTGTGAATTTTCGTCGGGTTCGCGCCCTCGACACCTACAAACCTTTCATCGAGGGTCTGGCCGATCTGGTCACCACAAGTCTGGAAGGCCCCGAGGTGAGCCTTGATGCCGCAGCCGAGTTGCCAACCAAAGTGAAGCTGTATCCTCAAGAAAAGTGGGAATGGGGCTGGAATAACAGCTCGGAAGTCTGGAATGGCCGTATCGCCATGGTGGGTTTTTCGGCGTTTCTGCTCGAACTCCTGAGTGGTCATGGTCCCTTGCATGCCCTAGGCCTGCTTTAG
- a CDS encoding site-specific integrase has protein sequence MELQSQLMAANEGLAAQGSRLRVEQRGQKLCLRGTLPSRDDPARQSVQRISLGLNADPKGFEEASQTARMVQRQLERGTFKWDDWRSRSIRPTASVAALAPESAIERFQQAFFADPRRRRSPAGSKTTWTGAYQPYLRRLQAHAGHRTIDANLLLETLQSYDDGSRSRQQCATALAALARHLELVLPEGWRQEAGGYGLHRAQFRQLPTDRQILEAALLIPNPRWRLAYGLMATYGLRNHEVFFCDGHSLADGSDQVLRILPTTKTGEHQSWPFHPEWVERFGLLELADNPKALPMVTTDLKRTTLQQVGRRVSEQFRRYELPITPYDLRHAWAIRTIHIGLPDTVAARMMGHSVAIHTRTYHHWITRRDQQQAVDAALARHRA, from the coding sequence ATGGAGCTGCAAAGCCAACTTATGGCCGCCAACGAAGGGCTGGCGGCCCAAGGTTCCCGCCTCCGCGTCGAGCAGCGGGGACAAAAACTTTGCTTACGCGGCACCCTTCCCAGCCGCGACGATCCAGCACGGCAATCCGTCCAAAGAATCAGCCTGGGATTGAACGCTGATCCAAAGGGATTCGAGGAAGCCAGCCAAACGGCCCGGATGGTTCAACGACAGCTGGAGCGCGGCACGTTCAAGTGGGATGACTGGCGCTCGCGATCCATCCGTCCAACGGCAAGCGTTGCGGCTTTGGCACCCGAATCCGCCATCGAACGCTTCCAGCAAGCCTTTTTTGCCGACCCAAGACGTCGTCGATCTCCAGCCGGAAGCAAAACGACATGGACGGGGGCCTATCAGCCCTACTTGAGGCGATTGCAAGCCCATGCAGGACATCGGACGATCGATGCCAACCTGTTACTTGAAACGCTTCAGAGCTACGACGACGGCAGTCGCAGCCGTCAGCAATGCGCCACGGCGCTGGCGGCCTTGGCACGCCATTTAGAACTGGTTTTGCCGGAGGGATGGCGCCAAGAAGCGGGGGGTTACGGACTGCATCGCGCCCAGTTCCGACAGTTACCAACGGACCGCCAGATCCTGGAGGCTGCACTTCTTATTCCCAATCCCCGCTGGAGGTTGGCCTATGGGTTGATGGCCACCTACGGACTCCGCAATCACGAGGTGTTCTTTTGTGATGGTCATTCCCTTGCTGATGGAAGCGATCAAGTGCTTCGAATTCTTCCCACCACCAAAACCGGAGAACATCAAAGCTGGCCCTTTCACCCCGAATGGGTGGAGCGTTTTGGCCTATTGGAGCTGGCCGACAACCCGAAAGCCCTGCCCATGGTGACCACGGATCTCAAACGCACCACCCTCCAGCAAGTGGGCCGGCGGGTGAGTGAGCAATTCCGTCGCTATGAGCTACCGATCACCCCCTATGACCTGCGGCACGCATGGGCGATCCGCACCATCCATATCGGCCTACCGGACACGGTGGCCGCCAGGATGATGGGGCATTCCGTGGCCATCCATACCCGCACTTACCACCACTGGATCACCCGCCGCGATCAGCAGCAGGCAGTGGATGCGGCCCTCGCCCGTCACCGTGCCTGA
- a CDS encoding methyltransferase domain-containing protein, with the protein MTSFLRPLAYRHRWIYDSVTAVSSLSVGGVARLRGLGLESLRNRLEPDAEILDLCCGSGEAAAPWISAGYAVTGLDVSPRALDLAAQRHPLMQRVEGLAEAPPMKDQSFNAIQLSVALHEFPRAEREQVLSNALRLLKPGGWLVLVDLHPADPLMRLPQQVFCALFETETATAMLEDDLPAQLSALGFIHVEQELLAGRALQRITAQRP; encoded by the coding sequence ATGACTTCATTTCTTAGACCGCTTGCTTACCGCCACCGTTGGATCTACGACAGCGTCACGGCGGTGTCGTCCCTGAGTGTGGGCGGCGTTGCACGACTGCGAGGGCTCGGACTTGAAAGCTTGAGGAACCGCCTCGAGCCCGATGCCGAGATTCTTGATCTCTGCTGCGGCAGTGGTGAAGCGGCAGCCCCTTGGATCAGCGCTGGCTATGCAGTAACTGGTCTCGATGTCTCTCCACGAGCACTCGATTTAGCAGCACAACGCCATCCCCTCATGCAAAGGGTTGAGGGACTTGCTGAGGCGCCTCCCATGAAGGATCAAAGCTTCAATGCCATCCAGCTGAGTGTTGCTCTCCACGAGTTCCCACGGGCGGAACGGGAGCAAGTACTCAGCAATGCCCTGCGGCTGCTGAAACCCGGGGGCTGGTTGGTGTTGGTGGATTTACACCCTGCAGATCCGCTCATGCGACTCCCCCAGCAAGTGTTCTGCGCTTTGTTTGAAACCGAGACCGCCACCGCCATGCTGGAGGACGACCTACCGGCTCAACTTTCGGCTCTCGGCTTCATCCATGTGGAGCAAGAGTTGTTGGCAGGTCGGGCTCTGCAACGGATCACTGCCCAACGCCCATGA
- the cobO gene encoding cob(I)yrinic acid a,c-diamide adenosyltransferase, protein MTNNAPETTNLDQSAADLGMGGHLAPEQDDAGYRKRMERRQEVQRQRVEERNKEKGLVMVFTGQGKGKTTASLGLVLRTLGHGKRVAVIQFIKGGWEPGEARALRTFGDQVVWHALGEGFTWETQDRARDQQLVEEAWQTALTYLRDAEIQLVVLDEVNVAMKLGYISAETVLAGVRERPELTHVALTGRGAPKDLIENADLVTEMTLVHHPFREQGVKAQAGIEY, encoded by the coding sequence ATGACCAACAACGCTCCTGAGACGACCAACCTCGACCAATCCGCCGCCGACCTCGGCATGGGTGGACATTTGGCCCCTGAACAGGACGATGCGGGCTACCGCAAACGGATGGAACGGCGCCAAGAGGTGCAACGCCAACGCGTGGAAGAACGCAACAAAGAAAAGGGGTTGGTGATGGTGTTCACCGGCCAAGGCAAGGGCAAAACAACAGCTTCACTCGGCCTCGTTCTCCGCACCCTTGGCCATGGCAAACGCGTGGCCGTTATTCAGTTCATCAAAGGAGGTTGGGAACCCGGTGAGGCTCGAGCCCTACGGACCTTTGGCGATCAAGTGGTGTGGCATGCCTTAGGGGAGGGGTTCACCTGGGAAACCCAAGACCGAGCCCGCGACCAACAACTCGTGGAGGAGGCTTGGCAAACGGCACTGACCTATCTGCGCGATGCGGAGATCCAGCTCGTAGTACTGGATGAAGTGAATGTGGCGATGAAGCTCGGCTACATCTCCGCCGAAACCGTATTGGCAGGCGTTCGAGAACGCCCTGAACTCACCCATGTGGCCCTCACTGGCCGAGGTGCACCAAAGGATCTCATCGAGAATGCTGATCTGGTCACAGAAATGACCCTGGTGCATCACCCATTCCGCGAACAGGGCGTCAAAGCCCAGGCCGGCATCGAGTACTAG
- the pyrH gene encoding UMP kinase, whose translation MKYTRVLLKLSGEALMGSQGYGIDPEIVHSIAEDVAKVVASGTQLAIVVGGGNIFRGLKGSAAGMDRATADYVGMLATVMNAITLQDGLERAGVPTRVQTAIAMQEVAEPYIRRKAMRHLEKGRVVVFGAGCGNPFFTTDTTAALRAAEINADVVFKATKVDGVYDKDPAKHPDAVKHDHLSYQDVLSGELGVMDATAISLCKENNIPIVVFDLFEPGNIGKAVAGEPIGSRIGNPV comes from the coding sequence ATGAAGTACACACGCGTCCTGTTGAAGCTCAGCGGCGAAGCCCTGATGGGATCACAGGGATATGGCATCGATCCTGAGATCGTTCATTCGATTGCAGAAGATGTTGCCAAGGTGGTAGCCAGCGGAACGCAGCTCGCGATTGTTGTTGGCGGAGGCAACATCTTCCGGGGACTCAAAGGATCGGCCGCCGGGATGGATCGGGCCACCGCCGATTACGTGGGAATGTTGGCGACGGTGATGAACGCAATCACCCTGCAGGACGGCCTCGAACGGGCAGGCGTTCCCACCCGCGTGCAAACCGCCATCGCCATGCAAGAAGTAGCGGAGCCCTACATCCGGCGCAAAGCGATGCGGCACCTTGAGAAAGGGCGGGTTGTGGTGTTTGGAGCTGGCTGCGGCAACCCTTTCTTCACCACAGACACCACTGCCGCCCTCCGCGCTGCTGAAATCAATGCCGATGTGGTGTTCAAGGCCACCAAGGTGGACGGTGTCTACGACAAGGATCCCGCCAAACATCCTGATGCCGTGAAACACGATCACCTCAGCTATCAGGATGTGCTCAGTGGTGAACTTGGCGTGATGGACGCAACGGCCATCTCCCTCTGCAAAGAGAACAACATCCCGATTGTGGTGTTCGATCTTTTCGAACCTGGCAACATCGGAAAAGCCGTTGCTGGAGAACCGATCGGCTCCCGAATCGGCAACCCAGTCTGA
- the frr gene encoding ribosome recycling factor, giving the protein MSTKDLEASMRKSLEATQRNFNTIRTGRANSSLLDRISVEYYGADTPLKSLATLSTPDSQTIQIQPFDISGLAAIEKAIAMSELGFTPNNDGKVIRINVPPLTEERRKEFCKMASKYAEEGKVALRNLRRDAIDKVKKQEKDGDFSEDQSRDEQDSVQKVLDKFIVELEKQLADKEAAILKV; this is encoded by the coding sequence ATGTCGACCAAGGACCTCGAAGCCAGCATGCGCAAGTCGCTGGAGGCCACCCAACGCAACTTCAACACGATCCGCACCGGGCGGGCGAACTCATCGTTGTTGGATCGCATCAGCGTTGAGTATTACGGCGCCGATACACCGCTTAAATCCCTCGCCACCCTGTCCACACCGGATTCCCAAACGATCCAGATTCAACCCTTTGATATCAGTGGTTTGGCTGCGATCGAAAAGGCAATCGCGATGAGTGAGTTGGGCTTCACGCCTAATAACGACGGCAAGGTGATTCGGATCAATGTTCCGCCATTAACGGAAGAGCGTCGCAAAGAATTTTGCAAAATGGCTTCCAAATATGCAGAAGAGGGAAAAGTGGCGCTGCGCAATTTGCGCCGCGATGCCATCGACAAAGTGAAAAAGCAAGAAAAGGATGGTGATTTCTCAGAGGATCAAAGCCGCGATGAACAAGATTCCGTGCAGAAAGTGCTCGACAAATTCATCGTTGAGCTTGAAAAGCAGCTCGCTGACAAAGAGGCGGCCATCCTGAAGGTGTGA
- a CDS encoding NAD(P)/FAD-dependent oxidoreductase encodes MSEAVPTSCDVLVIGAGAAGGAAAFHLAAAGHRVVVVEKDAELRVKPCGGGMAASVQQWFPFSLEPAVEQVIREVDFSWCLNDPVVAELPGDAPFWIVRRERLDQLLAEHAVEAGAEHYRGVAVHRVERHGNHWEVSASDGLQWCSRAVVIADGSGSPWPQQLGLGPKHVQMASTMSVRLEGQGQLADGTTRFEFGLVKQGFAWAFPIAGGVNIGVGSFIGKQDADPDAVLSELLPDLGFEASAGIRQRGQLRVWNGHHRLDGDGVVVVGDAASLCDPFLAEGLRPALMSGCEAAHHLDLWLKGEQTNLRGYSQAMRRRWGDSMAWGRRIAQVFYRFPGVGYQLGIKRPTAPQRIAQILSGEMGYGDIAQRVIKRLLLQRS; translated from the coding sequence GTGAGCGAAGCCGTTCCAACCAGCTGCGATGTTCTGGTCATCGGCGCTGGTGCAGCGGGGGGAGCAGCCGCCTTTCATCTCGCTGCAGCAGGCCATCGCGTTGTTGTGGTGGAAAAAGATGCGGAGCTCCGGGTGAAACCCTGCGGTGGTGGCATGGCGGCTTCTGTTCAGCAGTGGTTTCCGTTTTCGCTTGAACCAGCCGTCGAACAGGTGATTCGCGAGGTGGATTTCAGCTGGTGCCTCAACGATCCGGTGGTGGCAGAGCTACCGGGCGACGCTCCCTTTTGGATCGTTCGACGCGAACGGCTCGATCAACTTCTTGCCGAACACGCTGTTGAGGCTGGTGCAGAGCACTACAGAGGTGTCGCGGTCCATCGGGTTGAGCGTCATGGCAACCACTGGGAGGTGTCGGCCAGCGATGGGCTGCAGTGGTGCAGCCGAGCCGTGGTGATCGCTGATGGCTCAGGATCCCCCTGGCCGCAGCAACTCGGCCTTGGCCCAAAGCACGTACAAATGGCCTCCACCATGTCGGTGCGGTTGGAGGGCCAAGGACAACTAGCTGATGGCACAACCCGCTTTGAATTCGGGCTGGTAAAGCAGGGCTTTGCCTGGGCCTTTCCCATCGCCGGAGGCGTGAACATCGGTGTGGGGAGCTTTATCGGCAAACAAGACGCTGATCCTGATGCTGTCTTGAGTGAGCTCTTGCCCGATTTGGGCTTCGAGGCCTCTGCAGGCATCCGCCAACGGGGGCAACTGCGCGTCTGGAATGGTCACCATCGATTGGATGGTGACGGTGTTGTGGTGGTTGGAGATGCAGCGTCGCTTTGCGATCCCTTCCTGGCGGAAGGCTTAAGGCCAGCCCTGATGAGCGGTTGCGAAGCAGCCCATCATCTGGACCTCTGGCTCAAGGGTGAGCAAACCAATCTGCGGGGCTACAGCCAAGCCATGCGTCGCCGCTGGGGAGACTCCATGGCCTGGGGTCGGCGCATCGCCCAGGTGTTTTATCGCTTTCCTGGTGTGGGCTATCAACTCGGCATCAAACGACCCACCGCACCACAACGCATTGCACAAATCCTGTCGGGTGAGATGGGGTACGGCGACATCGCGCAGAGAGTGATCAAGCGCTTACTGCTGCAACGGAGTTAA
- a CDS encoding FAD-binding domain-containing protein yields MSALQIVWFKRDLRIVDHRPLIEASKRGPVLPLYVVETRLWQQPDSSKRQWLFCRESLLDLQRALATLGQPLVLRSGDVVEVLERARLQFGIDALWSHEETGNGWTYQRDKRVGAWAKQHGICWVEIPQFGVTRRLTSRNGWAKRWEEQMAEPITQPPTSLPRLDGLDPGKIPDLPPGAIAPDPCPHRQLGGRRQGELEFRDFLNQRVERYCSSISSPNKAFTGCSRLSAYLTWGCLSMREVLQQSRTVKGRGVNSFGSRLHWHCHFIQKLEDEPSIEFQDFHPLMRGLRDFDRVKLQAWAEGRTGVPFVDACMRALRAHGWINFRMRAMLMSFASYNLWLPWRQSGLHLARQFVDYEPGIHWSQCQMQSGSTSINTIRIYNPIKQGRDHDPEGLFIRHWCPELRDVPEIYIHEPWELGGGMPSPIVDVTASMQEAKNRIWSIRRSAGFDRHADAIQQKHGSRKAGMKPSGSRPTSRRRRKASQIDPRLQQLSFDL; encoded by the coding sequence ATGTCGGCGCTCCAGATTGTTTGGTTCAAGCGAGATCTTCGGATCGTGGATCACCGACCCCTTATCGAGGCCTCTAAGCGTGGCCCGGTGCTGCCTCTCTATGTGGTGGAGACTCGCCTATGGCAGCAGCCCGACTCCTCCAAACGGCAGTGGTTGTTTTGTCGTGAATCGCTGCTGGATCTTCAGCGGGCTCTGGCGACGCTTGGCCAACCCTTGGTGTTGCGCAGTGGCGATGTTGTTGAGGTGTTGGAGCGGGCCAGGCTCCAGTTCGGGATCGATGCGCTCTGGAGCCATGAAGAAACCGGGAATGGCTGGACCTACCAACGCGACAAGCGCGTCGGCGCTTGGGCCAAACAGCACGGCATCTGTTGGGTTGAAATTCCGCAATTTGGTGTGACCCGGCGCCTGACATCCCGCAATGGCTGGGCGAAGCGTTGGGAAGAGCAGATGGCCGAGCCGATCACCCAGCCACCCACTTCACTGCCGAGATTGGATGGCCTTGACCCCGGCAAGATTCCTGATCTCCCCCCTGGAGCCATCGCTCCAGACCCTTGTCCCCACCGTCAGCTTGGTGGTCGACGTCAGGGCGAACTGGAGTTTCGCGATTTTTTAAATCAGCGGGTTGAGCGGTATTGCAGTTCTATCTCTAGTCCGAATAAGGCTTTCACTGGCTGTTCACGCTTGTCGGCCTACCTCACCTGGGGATGCCTCTCGATGCGTGAGGTGCTTCAGCAGAGCAGAACTGTGAAAGGCCGCGGCGTCAACAGCTTCGGGTCGCGCCTTCACTGGCATTGCCATTTCATTCAAAAACTGGAAGACGAACCGTCGATTGAGTTCCAGGACTTTCATCCGTTGATGCGCGGTCTTCGGGATTTTGATCGGGTGAAGCTTCAGGCCTGGGCGGAGGGGCGCACCGGAGTGCCGTTTGTGGATGCCTGTATGCGGGCCTTGCGAGCCCACGGTTGGATCAACTTCCGCATGCGAGCGATGTTGATGTCGTTTGCTAGCTACAACCTTTGGTTGCCATGGCGGCAGAGCGGCTTGCATCTGGCACGCCAGTTTGTGGATTACGAGCCGGGCATCCATTGGAGCCAATGCCAGATGCAATCGGGGAGCACCTCGATCAATACAATCCGGATCTATAACCCGATCAAACAAGGGCGCGATCACGATCCAGAGGGTCTGTTCATTCGACACTGGTGCCCTGAATTGCGGGATGTGCCGGAGATCTATATCCATGAGCCATGGGAGCTGGGCGGTGGGATGCCATCACCGATCGTGGATGTCACCGCCTCGATGCAGGAGGCGAAAAATCGCATTTGGTCGATCCGTCGTTCAGCAGGTTTTGATCGCCATGCCGATGCGATTCAGCAGAAGCATGGATCTCGAAAGGCTGGTATGAAGCCCTCCGGATCACGTCCTACCTCACGGCGTCGCCGTAAGGCCTCACAGATAGATCCAAGACTTCAGCAGCTCAGTTTCGACCTTTAA
- a CDS encoding BCD family MFS transporter — translation MRVVRLALRLGLFQLSLGILGVLMLGLFNRLLIAEIGLPAAVVAFALGSQQLMGFTRVWFGNRSDRIAGGRLKRTPYIVKSALAFSLLFGLAGWVVLQLAETVALPSQPFVGVWIGVLTLISIAIGTAISAGGTAFSALVVDLTSERERPRVLSVIWGMRLLGVLLGSAFIARLFGAACEEGASGDALKSGLEQLIVVSPLLLFGLALFSVLGVEHRVVSRDSRAQSAMPDVANDPPKTVQLLQLFGCLRTIPQFGRFVGVLCLFTFSMFLNDAVLEPYGAALFGMSLCATTALNALMAIGFFVGLGLSGFLLVERMGNVRTAQLGAILAATALALMLLSVPWQFLEGFQLAVMLFGLSLGICIHASFTLMFSFVEPGKVGLLLGIWGALYAYSRGLATMSGGGLLTLFKTLNPDDVFGSYGSVFGLQIAGFLVAAVLMHRLDVDGFRRDIQSRLERLV, via the coding sequence GTGCGCGTTGTTCGTCTTGCCCTTCGTCTTGGTCTGTTTCAGCTGAGCCTTGGGATCCTTGGGGTGTTGATGCTGGGCTTGTTCAATCGGCTGCTGATTGCAGAGATTGGACTGCCTGCAGCCGTTGTTGCTTTCGCGCTTGGGTCTCAGCAGCTGATGGGGTTCACCAGGGTTTGGTTTGGTAACCGGTCGGATCGAATCGCTGGAGGGCGTCTAAAGCGGACGCCTTACATCGTGAAGAGTGCTCTGGCTTTTTCGTTGCTGTTTGGATTGGCGGGCTGGGTTGTTTTGCAGCTGGCTGAAACTGTGGCCCTGCCAAGTCAGCCTTTTGTGGGTGTTTGGATCGGTGTACTGACGCTGATTTCGATCGCCATTGGTACGGCGATTTCTGCGGGAGGTACGGCTTTTTCTGCGCTGGTTGTTGATCTCACCTCCGAGCGTGAGCGTCCCCGTGTGTTGTCTGTTATTTGGGGAATGCGACTGCTGGGAGTCTTGCTAGGCAGTGCTTTTATCGCTCGATTGTTTGGAGCAGCCTGTGAAGAGGGGGCCAGTGGAGATGCTTTGAAGTCTGGGCTGGAGCAGTTGATTGTGGTGAGTCCGTTGCTGTTGTTTGGGCTTGCTCTGTTCTCAGTTCTCGGAGTGGAACATCGGGTTGTTTCGCGCGATTCAAGAGCTCAATCTGCGATGCCTGATGTGGCCAACGATCCGCCGAAGACTGTGCAACTACTCCAATTATTTGGCTGTTTGCGGACTATCCCTCAGTTCGGACGATTTGTAGGTGTTTTGTGCCTATTCACCTTCAGTATGTTTCTCAATGATGCAGTGCTTGAGCCCTATGGGGCTGCGTTGTTTGGCATGAGTCTTTGTGCCACAACGGCACTGAATGCATTGATGGCCATTGGATTTTTTGTTGGACTTGGCCTGAGTGGATTCCTACTGGTCGAGAGAATGGGGAATGTCCGCACGGCTCAGCTCGGCGCCATTCTTGCTGCGACGGCTTTAGCTCTGATGTTGTTATCGGTGCCGTGGCAGTTTTTGGAAGGTTTCCAGCTTGCTGTGATGCTGTTCGGTCTATCGCTTGGCATTTGTATCCATGCCAGCTTTACGTTGATGTTCAGCTTTGTTGAGCCTGGCAAGGTTGGCTTGCTGCTTGGGATCTGGGGTGCTTTGTATGCCTACTCCCGTGGTTTGGCCACCATGAGTGGTGGTGGTTTGCTCACGTTGTTTAAAACTTTGAATCCAGATGATGTCTTTGGATCTTATGGCAGTGTTTTTGGCCTACAGATCGCTGGATTTTTAGTGGCTGCTGTGTTGATGCACCGGTTGGATGTGGATGGCTTCCGTAGGGATATCCAGTCTCGATTAGAAAGGCTTGTCTAG
- a CDS encoding transaldolase — translation MASLLEQLSEMTVVVADTGDLEAIKKFTPRDATTNPSLILAAAQIPAYQSLIDEALRSSRKLIGENAPVEEVVREALDEISVIFGKEILKIVPRRVSTEVDARLSYDTEATIEKGRKLIRLYNDAGISNDRVLIKIASTWEGIKAAEVLEKEGIHCNLTLLFGFGQAVACAEAGVTLISPFVGRILDWYKAETGRDSYPGAEDPGVLSVTKIFNYYKSFGYKTEVMGASFRNLDEIVELAGCDLLTISPKLLDQLRETNQPLVRKLDASNPVGGAQKVELDREGFDALMADDRMATDKLGEGIKGFSKAIETLEQQLAHRLAEVEGGSAFGHAVQEIFLLNDFNGDGCITRDEWLGSDAVFDALDQDHDGRLTPDDVRLGFGAALSLTTA, via the coding sequence ATGGCCAGTCTGCTTGAGCAGCTCTCCGAGATGACCGTTGTTGTGGCGGATACCGGTGATCTTGAGGCCATCAAAAAGTTCACGCCTCGGGATGCAACCACCAATCCCTCGCTGATTCTGGCTGCGGCACAGATTCCGGCTTATCAGAGTTTGATTGATGAGGCCTTGCGGTCGTCTCGCAAATTGATTGGAGAGAACGCACCCGTTGAGGAGGTGGTGCGTGAAGCACTCGATGAAATCAGTGTGATTTTTGGTAAGGAGATCCTCAAGATTGTTCCTCGCCGTGTGTCGACGGAAGTTGATGCCCGTTTGAGTTACGACACGGAAGCCACCATTGAGAAAGGACGAAAACTGATTCGTCTTTACAACGATGCTGGTATTAGTAACGACCGTGTCTTGATCAAGATTGCATCGACTTGGGAGGGGATTAAGGCCGCTGAAGTTTTGGAAAAAGAAGGCATTCACTGCAACCTCACTCTCCTGTTTGGTTTCGGACAGGCCGTTGCTTGTGCAGAAGCGGGCGTCACGTTGATCTCTCCATTTGTAGGACGTATTTTGGATTGGTATAAAGCTGAAACTGGCCGTGATTCCTATCCGGGAGCAGAAGATCCCGGTGTACTTTCCGTGACTAAAATCTTCAACTATTACAAGAGTTTTGGTTATAAAACAGAAGTGATGGGTGCTAGTTTCCGCAATCTAGATGAGATTGTGGAATTGGCTGGTTGCGACCTTCTCACAATCTCACCCAAACTTCTTGATCAACTGCGGGAAACGAATCAGCCCCTAGTTCGTAAGTTAGACGCTTCAAATCCGGTGGGAGGTGCTCAAAAAGTTGAATTGGATCGTGAGGGTTTTGATGCCTTGATGGCCGACGATCGCATGGCCACCGATAAGCTTGGGGAAGGCATCAAAGGCTTTAGTAAGGCGATTGAAACGCTTGAGCAGCAACTTGCCCATCGACTTGCCGAAGTTGAAGGTGGATCGGCATTTGGTCACGCTGTTCAGGAAATTTTCCTACTTAACGATTTCAATGGCGATGGTTGCATCACCCGCGATGAATGGCTCGGTAGTGATGCGGTTTTTGATGCCCTCGACCAGGATCACGATGGCCGCCTAACACCTGATGACGTCCGTTTGGGCTTTGGTGCTGCATTGTCATTGACTACAGCATGA